In Zea mays cultivar B73 unplaced genomic scaffold, Zm-B73-REFERENCE-NAM-5.0 scaffold_106, whole genome shotgun sequence, the genomic window ATACTGGTGTGAAAAACCTTCTATGTCGTCAACAACTATCATAATTAACCCAAGAACCAGTTTGCAGCCAGTACCAGTACCTGTAATGGAGTGGAGTCATACCCAAACTTTAGGAGCCACAACCCACCATTTTCCCTTCCTTGCTTATGGTTTGGGAATGGTATCTCCTTGAACAAGGTAGCTGTGTCACATATATTCCGTTAATGGGATGGATTTTCTGCTTTCGGATGGTGTGATTTCAACGTTGAGTACCTACTAAGAGTTAGTTCTCGATGGGCAATAAATCATATTGatgaaaaatcaccaaggagcatGAAACAAAACACATAACTTACGTACCCATTGTACTTAGAGCCAATAAACTACCAAGAATCTTCTGtctcaaccactttcttattgtcTTTACATCGATTTCTAAATATAGGAAGGGAAAGTAacggagagcaagcaaaagaaataaATCTATCAACGACCGACTTCGGACTAGAATCTAGAAACATACCTAAGGGAAGAAAGCATATTTGAGGTTTACTCCTTCCATGTCTAGTAGGAGTGCGTGCTTCTTATCTTGACGCTATACATTCGGTTCAGTCAGTCCCTGAGACTTCCCAAGGTAATCTTACCAAACAAGCAACGGATTGAGCAACTAGCGCGAAAGCCGTTGCGCGTTAGCGCATTCTCCACCACATCTTGCTTGGCTTGCTGAATCAGCATATGGATATGGATTACTTCATTGAATTTCTTGGCCCGAGCTCTTGTGATTGGTCTACTTGGCAGGTGGAATGGATCCTTAGCAGGTTCATGTGTTCCTTGTTTACGTAGCTCTTCTGTTGGATCACGTAGCCCCTCCGTTGGATTACGTTGCTCTGCCCTTGGATTACTTGAGTCATTTCTTGGTTTACTTGGCTGCTCCGCAACATGCTGGTTCCTTTTGTCATAATACCTAACGGCTGTGGGCAGAATGAATGAAAAAGCAGATGAAAGACACTATACATACCAatagaatgataaatttagaataAAGCTAGGTGACGTCACGGCATTTGAGAACCAATTGCTTCTTTTGCTTTTCACCAACCTTCATGTACAATCTTATTTCGTATTGGAGTACAGCCTATCGTAGGCCCAGCAAAGGCAAGACGGAAAGCAAGCATTAAGTGAAGAAGCAAGGTCCAAACAAAGTAGTGAAAGATTTACATTGAAAAGCTTCTCCATGTCTATATCTGTCCGATGGACCAAGCAAGTTCAAAGGAAACGGCTTCTCTACTGCATAAAAAAACCAATCCAATGAAAAGGTTAACGATTCCTATAAATTGAGAAAGAAGCATGTTCTTCATGCCCAAAAGCGGATAAAGTAGATGGAACCTGTTCTCTAACCTTCTTTTTGTAGCAGATACTGCATAAAGTTTACCTGCCTTGTAAGGCTTTTGTAGGATTAATCAAATTTTCTTTTTATCGTTCTATCTCAGAGTATCCATTCATTCGATCTTGCTATCCGCTCTCAATTGAATCCCTTCTCTGTTGTCGACAGGTGTGTCCGCATCAGGACCAGAATCACGGTCTAGTACCTCCGTACTCGCTCCTACTTTATTAATTAGGAAGTGAAGTAGCCCCGTCTTATTTTCTCGAAATGCGTAGATCAATGCTAATGATGTGATTACTGCCTGGATTCTTGTCAAGGGAAATAGAAAAACACGACTTTTGCCATATAGCGAGATGGACTTTTGACTACGGCAATCTACTGGACCGAGGGAAAACCTTCCTCCTTTGTCAACAGTGAGTAGAGGCAGGCTATTGGTTGGTTCGAATCAAGCTGTCTTTCTATCTCTGGCTCTGGAATTGACCTAGCATCTACAGACGTTCTGCCTGGAACATAGAATAACGTTCTTCCCTTTCCGATTCCGATCTTCACTAGGCGTGAGAACTCTTAGGTAAGCTGCAGAGCAGCAGAAGTGAGAATTGGATTGCTTTGGAACTCTCCAATAGCGTTTTCTTTGCTGGCTTCGTAATGGATTGAGGAGCCTATTTGCCTAAGCGAATCCCATTCACTGAGATAGCGCTGCGCTGGCTTTCAAATGGATCAAATCTTCCCCCTTTCTCTCGAGGTCAAATCAGCTATCATCCAAACGGGGTTTCTGACGAAGATGCTTTCTTTCGTATCGGTCGTATCAGGAAGTGAGAACAGAACTCTTATATTATACGAGTGATTTCTATTCTAGCTGGCACTTCTACTTCGGGTAACCTATTACAAGGAATGTTTTCCTGGCCCCACTAACTATGAAATTCTTCGATTCTCATCTCATAAGATCTGCCGGTTCGCGCCGCACTCTTGCTTGAAACTCTACTTTCGACTCTCTAGATGACCCTGACACAGAAGCCGATTCTTCTTTCGCTTTCAGAACTACTTTGGAGCAGCTACCACTGATTCCGGTGAGGTTGGAGGTGCGAACTCAATAAAATAATTGGAGTTGGCCATCGGAAAGTTCTATTTGGCAAGCAGATAGGACAGTCAAGGTGCCGGGATACGATTGCAAGGTACCAACAGCAGCTTCTGTTCGTGGATACGCCGGTGGAAGGTCAGCAGTGCCAGTCAAGGGGTTCTCGTCCTTTGGGCAAGCTTTGTTGAGATGTTCGTGGAGCAGTCTTTCGTTTCAGGAAGCAGGTCAAGCATCGGATTAAAGTAGCGGGGGAGATTTGAGAAATCGATTTGCAGAACAGGACGGAATAGGCATTCTAGAGAATAGCCCCGCTTTTCTTATGCATATGCATGTGCCAGACTTTCTCTTTTAAGAAAaaccctttttctctttcttttccttcctccgaACAAGTCATCTTCCTCATCCGAATGAGAATTTACTGATTGCCAAACCACCTAATTATCTCTATGAAGGACGCATGCTCACACATAATGGGAATTGCATATCCTTGGGTTTTTTGGAGAAGAGTCGCAACTCGAAAGAGCCAAGAAGGGGAGAGAGAGGATGCGCTAAAATAAGGTAGACCGGACGGGAGAGAGAAGCGCCATACTCGCATTAGAGAATCAAGTCAGGAGAGGGAAGTAGACGACAATCATGAAATCGATATGCGGGAGAATACACAAAAGATAGGCAATATACTCCACCTAGTCGTTCTGTTTCGAAAGTAGGAGAAGCTATCACTTTCACTCAAGTCACTCTAAGTCTAAGGAAGGGTTATAGCCATATCTGTTTAAGGATCTGTCTTAAATGAGACCTAATCCcagcccccttttgaacatacatTGTTGGATTCTTCTTCTAATGATTGGGAGAACCCACGCCACACTAATGAATGACCTCTTTAGATTAGAAGAAATAGAGGAACATGCGTCTTCGAACGATGCAGTCTCACTACGACCTGGAAATTCTCTTATTCCCCTATCCAAAAAGGGAGTCATGATGCCAATGAACCCCAACCCTGCCACACGCGAAACACACAGCGATCTAAATGCAAAGAAGATATGATATATATGGGCTTTTGGATTTTCAAAGAAAGCATGTTGTTGTTCTCCGAACTCTTCCCTCGAAGAACTTTCGATATTCGCGCGCCCTCATCCACGTCTTAAATATTGGAATAAACCAGCGCATTGATTTTCTATTTATCATAACTTGGGCTTACCACTGGGAATTCACCATTTCTCCATACAATACAGCTTTGAACTTCACTGAAATTACAAATCGATTCCTGGCTCGAGTAGAGTCTATGACATCAAATGAAAAGAGAATCCTAGGTTGTTTCATAGGCAAGACAATCAAAGCTCTTTTATTCTATGAATTATACCTCATTGGGTCTGAATCTGTTCTGTAGACTAGCCCCGTCAATCCTTTGCTAAATAGTCTTTCTTCAGTCGCCGATGTCACCTTTGGTACCGGAAATCCTATATGACCATCGTTGCTGCGAATGGTTCTCTTGGGGCGGCCCACCTAGAACTAACTCCCTTGAGTCCTTGACTACATGAAATGGGGGGTCTGACTGGCAGGAAAAGAATCGAATGGACGGAAGAGCACTGTAGCAGAGCATAGAGATCCGAAGCAATGCATTCAGCAAGATATCATGGATTGTCGCGAAAAGCTAGGATGGAAACTGGTTATTGGCTATGGCCCAAGCTATTGTCTTGCAGTGGAGGCGAAGCAAGCATACTCATCATTGAGGTCCCACCTGTCTTTGTTCTGCCTTCCTATATGCTTTTCACAGTCTCGTGAGGGAAGCTTGGCAAGCTAGCAAATGCTGGGTGGGGAGGAGATATCGGCGATCAAGAAACATATAGCCGGTTAGGTGTGACTTATGTGCAGAGTGCCTTAGTTCAATAAACTACAGCAGAAAAGCTCATTTCTTCCAGCATCATTTCTTCTGTAATTAGATTAGAATGGAAGCACAAAATTCACTGTGCTAGCATGGTACTGTCACAAATCAGTGCTGTGAATTTCTTTGTACTACGGAGTGGAGTGCTTTAATCCACTCGATTCCCTTGGGGAAGCAGAGGAGTATTCAGTGCAACTGTACCCGCAACCGAGCTATCTGAAATTGCTAACTCACCTCTGTCTCTTGATACGACTATTATTGAGGGGAGGGAGAGTCCATTCATTTGCCCATCCTGGATAACGGGTAGAGATCCTAGCGGTGAATAATAAGAAGCCTTTGGATTTCATCTAAGCTGTTGACTCCCAGTATGGGATGGGAAGACTGTGCCTATCTATGGCCTCTCTTTGTTAACGCCTTAACCTCGTTGCAGGTATTCCGTAAAATGAAGTCATCTATTATTAGGTAGCAATTCAGGAGCCTTTCCTGTACTTGAAGGCGGATTAGCAAGGGAATGAATCTGATGAAGCTGTTCCTCCGCTAGAATAAGGGGGGCATGATCGCTGATGCAGAAAATCTCTCCCGGGGTGAGACCCAATAACGAAAATCCATGAAGCAGTGAAAATATAGCCTGGTTAGAGTGCCCTCCCTCTCCTTTAATTTGTCATAGTTTGTTTGATTTATCAATGCGAAGAGTGAATCAAAAAATTGAACTAGTGCGCTAAGTACGTTGCTACAGACCGGAATGGAGAATGGCAATAGCATTTGGAAGGGAGTGTTTCTATTTCAATAATTAGACAACAGCCGTCAGTCAAAATACTGATATCCCCCTCGTTCACTTAAGTGGTAAGAAATGCTTTAGGTGAACATGCATGCAGCAATAATTATGTCTTATTCAATTGTTATTGATTCCTACTCCGTACTTGACTATGAGATAGAGGAAGGATCTTATAATTGCTTATATAAGCGAATTCAAAATTCTAAGACATAGGTTTCATTATGCGGGGCGTAGCGAAAGCATTCAACCTTCTAGGACTAAGCCTAAGGCCTATGGTCCCTCAAAAAAGAGAGATCAATCGTTCCTTACTTTACTGCAAGAAAGAACACATTGAAAGCTACAAGCCCTTACACCAGGGATGAAGTAGCTGCTTCGATAGGACCAGGGACACTACCAGACTGAGTTGAGTCTGACACTAGGGAACTTGGATTCATAGTACGTGCTCTACGCGATACACAGACAGATAGAATAGCCGGAGTACGGTAGGAATGGACTGCTGCCAAGCGAGTGGATTTATGAACGAGCCATTCATTTCATTTAAGTAGAACCGCCCCTTCTACGCCGCCTACTTACTTAATAATCAATTGCTCGAGCACTTATTTATCTTTATTTCAAGTAATTTACTGTCTGCTTCGACTGCCCTCAATTCATTGATTCGTATTGCTTTCACTACTCCTACTGATGACTTCGTGACTTTCCTCCTTCTAGGTGCTTCAAATCTACGTTATCAATACGGAAGAGGGCCACCTTACATGAAGCCCGCCCACCTTACGGGAATGGTAGTAGGGTTGTCGAACCGTCGTAGTGAGCGGGGTGTGTTGACAGCTTTCACACGGGCAGGACTACGTGTTAAAGTCGATGGCGAAGAAGAAGACAGGGCTTATCGGGAAGAGGGGGTAGTATGAGTAGGAGGTTTGATTGATTTCATTCCTGAGTCTTCTTTCTTGCATTCCATCGTTACTTGCGGTGCAATCTGGAAGTCTCAAAGCGAGAACTGATTTCACTTCTTCCACTGAATCCCAGGCTTGAGGGCTTCACCCATTTTATAACCCCGCGGTAAATTATTACTTTATCAGTTTCTGTGCTCATGAGAACTAACAACAGATCGTCACCAGCGTCTGCAAGTACACAAAGGAACTGCTGAGTTATGTAAAAGCCGGTTTCATCCCTTGGTCATTATGGGGCAGTGTCATAGTCTACACTGAGAACAGTGAATTTCATCTCAGGAACGAGATCTATAGTGGCAAGGCGGTAACCGCACAGCATAAAGAACTCCCTAAGAGCATGGAGTGAATATCCTACTCATCATCCTTGAATTAGTAGCCAGCCCAAGCATTGCCGTGTACTTTGCAATATCCGAATGTGGGTCCGTTCAGTTGGAACACGACTTCAAAGCCTTCTGACGAAGGTGGAGATAAGATTACCCGAATGATATAACGCGGATAAATAAAAGGAATGAAGTTGGGATCAGAAATTAGTTGCATTGGTGGTGTGGGTAACCAAAGCTGGGTGCGCGTAAAGATATTGGTAAGGACAATCTCATGCGTGGCATCTGATGCAGTGATAAGGAACTCATTTGAGGTGAGGAGATTTCCGAGTTGATCCAACTGTCCTATCTTTCAATTCGCTTATTGAATTTGTGGGCAAGGACGCATATCTTCAGCTGAGGAAATCTTCAGTGGGCTAAGAGATCCAGGGTTAATCCCTGATGTGGTCACATATAGAATATGAAAATATCAGGATGCTGCGGCGATTCCGCTAGAGCTTTTGAGCTGCATGAAGAAATGTCAAGTTGCTCCTCAGAAAATTAGTAGAATAGTTTCATTGGCCTTCGTCAATGGGACAAACGCTCCAGTGTATGCGTTACAGTTACTGGGAAGCTAGCATTTTTGCTTGTCATGGAATCAAGTCTATTTGTTCGAATGttctttttttggaaaaaccaACCACAAAAAAAGTCTCCCTTTCTCTTGGAGCAGAGCTTCATCATAAAAGTGGAGAGTCACAATGAGATTTAGTGGAATGGATATGAAGGGTATAAATATGCTATTTGCTGCTATTCCATCTATTTGTGCATCAAGTCCGAAGAAGATCTCAATCTATAATGAAGAAATGATAGTAGCTCGTTGTTTTATAGGCTTTCTCATATTAAGTCGGAAGAGTTTAGGTAAGACTTTCAAAGAAACTCTCGACGGGAGAATCGAGTCTATTCAGGAATCATTGcagcaattcttcaatcctaacgAAGTCATTCTGGAGGAATCCAATGAACAACAACGATTACTTAATCTACGGATCAGCTTGCGAATTTGCAGCACCGTAAAAGTAGTAGAATCATTACCAGCGGCACGCTGTGCGCCTAAGTGCGAAAAGACAGTGCAAGCTTTGTTATGCCGAAACCTAAATGTCAAGTCAGCAACACTTCTAAATGCCACTTCTTCCCGTCGCATCCGTCTTCAGGACGATATAGTCACAGGTTTTCACTTTTCAGTGAGTGAAAGATTAGTATCCGGGTCTACAACTTTGGTAGAAGCTTCTACCGTAGAACAAATTCGAGAGGCCTTCTTATTAGAACCCAGAGACCTAATTCGAGAAGGCTTTATAGTCCTCAGAAAGGTGAGGGTGGGGGGTATCCCCGGGACCTGTGGAGACGGGGTGGGCCTGTAGCTCTGAGGATTAGAGCACGTGGCTACGAACCACGGTGTCGGGGGTTCGAATCCACTTCTGAGCGGGCTGGCGGCTCCACCGGGAGCGAGCCTACTGAAGGAAAGTTTTATTGTTGAACTTCTTATCCAATATTTATCTTTTGTTTGGAAAAACCAAACCCACAATCTTTAAGTCTCCCTTTCTCTTTTGGGAGCAGAGCTTCAAAATCAATCAATCTTTTCCATGATCGAGTTTCTTCATTATGTGTACCAGACAGCGACGGATAATGCTAAGTTTTTTTCTATATTACTGAGTATAAGTGTCGTTGCCTCTATCTACCTACTACAAATACTCCGCAATTATGTGCGGATTCTAAAATTAGTGGAGGAAAATAATAGAAAAGAGGGTAAACTGTTGGGGCTCTGCGTGGTACATGAGTTTACCTACTCATGGAGAAGAGGAGTCACCCTAAGACCCATTCATTTTGGCTCGAAAGAGCAAAAGTGcggagtaaaagaaaaagaatcggAAGGAGAAGTGTGATAAGCTTTGAATGGGATGGATAGTCAAGAAAAAAGGCACCTAATCTTTACCGTCTCCACTGAGATTTCAGACCAGAAAGGAGTAGACTCTAGTTTCAATTGCGTATAGAAAGAGATTCGTCTTGTAAGAGCGAGCAGGTTGAAGCGCTTAGGCTACTTCAGCTATATGCTTAACACATGCAAATCTAACGAAGTGCTCCTGGACGACTCTTTCTTTGAGATTCCGTAAGTAACCTAGTGCATGTGCCTTTGAAGAAAATGAAATGAAAGCTTTTGAAGCGAAGATTTTTTATAAATCATAGCCGGGAATCAATCATGGGCAGATGAAGTCCCCGTGCTGCTTTTCAAAATAAGGCAGAAATGCGTACAGGAAGGATGGGCTCCGGGTCACTCTCTTCACTGATGCTTCGAAGCTTCCACCTTTAACTCGTCAAAGCAAACCTACTGAATGTTGAATCTCGATCGATGTCAGAAACCAACCGTAGAAAGAGAGGTCGAAGCACCTGATCACTCGTTCAGCTCGTTTTTCGCTCGTGCCTGTATGAATTGCATCAGTCATTGTGTTTTGGCGGTGGAGAAGTACAGAAGTAAACAGTGTGTTAGTATTTAGTTGTGCGAAGCGTTGTTGACAAGACTTACTCAACTCACACCTGCTTCCGGTGACAACTACCACTCTCTTATGAATGGGAGGGTAGAGTACCAAGACATAGGGATTAGCCAGCGAAGGCGGTTTATTTAGTACCAAATATACGTATTTTGAATTCTTTTCAGTGATAAGGAAAACTGAAAAGCTTCTCAAACCAGAGTAGGAATTCGATCAATCGCTATCAATGCCAGGAGGCAGATCAAGATTCATGGGAACGAGAACCTTTTCCGAGAAGAGTCAAGCGAGGGATAGGATAGATGAATAGGTTTAAGCCTTTCTCCGCTTTTAGGGATTCATTTACAATTTCTAAGGCTTCGTTTTTCTCCGGCAAGCAGCTAGGGAAGCATTTATTCCCAAGCGATAGGGCTTATAGTTCAGATTGATGCCTTAGTCCACTCGGAAGATAGAACTAATAATGGAAAAAGATATGCTTAAGAACTCCAACAGTAAGTTGATCAGTTACTAATAGTATAGTTCGGTAGGGACGGGAGACAAAACTGCCACTGATGAGAAAGCGATAAGAAGCCTGAAAGCGATTCTTACACAAGATACGATGACAGGAAGATCAGGAATGGAACCGGAGAATATGAAATTGGCTCTCGACCCAGGCCTTGCTTTGTTTACCTGTCCTATCGTATCGAATAAGGTTTCCTAGCCTAGCCCATCACGGTGTCTGCTACCGAAAGAGAGAATAGGTCTAAGGGCAGCATCTACTCGTTCATCGCTTGCCTCACCTCGAAAGAGGCATGGCTTCTCTCTTCACTCACTCGCCTGTTCGCCTGCTTCAATAGCATGGAAGAAGGTGTTCTAAGAGCATAGTTTCACATATCTCTTGATCAATAATTCACTTATAGCTTATAGAAAGTAGAAAGACTCTTATTTCGAAGATCCATATCTAATCCCACTTCGTTCATAGCGACCGCACTTCCCATGCGCGCTCTACTCTTCACTCTTGCTCACCTCTCTTCTTCAACAAGGATTTGCCGTTCCTATCTGTTTTTCAAGGTAAAAGAAGGAGCCGGCCTGGGGCTGCTGTGCCCTTCCTAATGGTTTCATAGCTTTTGCGCGTATCGTAGGATTCGTACGTCTATAAAACGTAGTCCTCTATGGCTATTCCTGAATCGTGGGAAAAGGTATGCGTATACTTAAATTGAATTGATCGTCCGGGTATAGAAATGTGTTCAGTCTCCTTTCTCTTTTGGGAGCAGAGCTGAAAAAGATGGGAAATTCCAATCTTTATGCATAGACAACTACATCCTTGGGTAAAAGGTAGACTCAAAGAGCAGCTCACTAACACAACCTCGACGATTCAATAGCCACGGTCGGACATTGACTTTTTACACTCACTTATCTACATATTGGCAAGTAGCAAGTAATATATATGCTATGCTTAGTACTCGAAAATGAGCTTAGCTTAAAAATGGAATAGGTGTAAACGTCCAGGAAAAGATCTCTAGTTAACAAAACCAATCCTAGACCTAGCAGATAAGGCGGGTAAGAAGCATACTACGCACCCTTGATCCTTTCCCCTCGCTCTGAACCTGTGTCTGCCCTTTACCCTGCAGCCTGGAGGGGAACTTAGACTACTGGCACTTTAGATGGCCGGGCACTCCTTATTTGAACTCCAAAAAGCTGGAAAAAAGAGAAAATCTCGGATAGCCTAACGAGTTTTTTTGCCCTCGAAAAGGGAGCTACTATCCCTGCAGGATTTCCAGAAAACGGAATGTACCTAGGGAACCCTATTGATCAGATCAGAGACTGA contains:
- the LOC118473677 gene encoding ATP synthase protein MI25; this translates as MRFSGMDMKGINMLFAAIPSICASSPKKISIYNEEMIVARCFIGFLILSRKSLGKTFKETLDGRIESIQESLQQFFNPNEVILEESNEQQRLLNLRISLRICSTVKVVESLPAARCAPKCEKTVQALLCRNLNVKSATLLNATSSRRIRLQDDIVTGFHFSVSERLVSGSTTLVEASTVEQIREAFLLEPRDLIREGFIVLRKVRVGGIPGTCGDGVGL